The proteins below come from a single Asterias rubens chromosome 9, eAstRub1.3, whole genome shotgun sequence genomic window:
- the LOC117294326 gene encoding uncharacterized protein LOC117294326 gives MPTTTSASESPAIEEFSPISEQLEAGEATELLETSQPDTYQISEYDAKKFLQSYGYMPTYIQSKGKWEFVDRSKMPLREATTRRPRSRRRSTPIQIRLKLEERTKFSEAIQKFSETVPASDNRLRGRRDASVHAATAVCVPDNTESFNTKKGLQKGSSTTKIKGKLGLSVGKSTLKATINNDSGRLSGSKSTLVTNGGRTTVSSPSLKLGASRTQDSVLSRSPSKPSEPISVSSLLTRTTKPRATSPPRASTSRGTPQSITEVTEIITDFVTEEDELMTTTRPKTSSLTTVGTPPVTKFDMLRSKRSLEEVLSSIQQNRARVRNKRQYVYDNGSNASNIGFSDVISWRIIDAYYSQHFSSADLRSQIEQAFRRWSEILPLKFEEKPSGDLLLVDIIYLSSIAVTNSGHFNVDFTSVELARSTSNWAILFNDDIQWTYNSHQGKNLIQVAVHEVGHVLGLTHVNQSDSIMYPVYVNFDPNDSNFRVVIDNQSRHTATSIHVTSRQQAADGSKWCRSTYNTRGIVIYMLSSGNTDRVYLTTNGDADHNVGIRVAGNRGVFPISEQLEAGEATELLETSQPDTYQISEYDAKKFLQSYGYMPTYIQSKGKWEFVDRSKMPVDEVTVKTTSPSPVNLRVAAGGDNQKATVTAEVDANSDSLKLEERTKFSEAIQKFQKRYRLRITGSVDDETLRFMQQPRCGVPDNTESFNTKKGLQKGSSTTKIKGKLGLSVGKSTLKATINNDSGRLSGSKSTLVTNGGRTTVSSPSLKLGASRTQDSVLSRSPSKPSEPISVSSLLTRTTKPRATSPPRASTSRGTPQSITEVTEIITDFVTEEDELMTTTRPKTSSLTTVGTPPVTKFDMLRSKRSLEEVLSSIQQNRARVRNKRQYVYDNGSNASNIGFSDVISWRIIDAYYSQHFSSADLRSQIEQAFRRWSEILPLKFEEKPSGDLLLVDIHISFIDSTNSGHFNVDFTSVELARSTSNWAILFNDDIQWTYNSHQGKNLIQVAVHEVGHVLGLTHVNQSDSIMYPVYVNFDPNDSNFRVVIDNQSRHTATSIHGVCSGSFDTVFDWVRTVGTKKKYSSVFFRGDTMWVYENTNGRVKYGDPRAISDMWTGVPNDLDAALQILPRSSTQDDLYFFKGNRYYQFDNINRHVMQLDPVTNQDISNGRLISEGWPAKSSSFPRIPDNIDTAYFDKRDGNVYFFKGTLVYAYDMQAGGCCLNNYPMPISSAFIFRYEPGGLPSYLNAAYYSIYSKKVFFFKGDTFWENETYSPASSQVVNRLGYGSAWNDHWNNICEV, from the exons AAATTTCTCCAGAGTTATGGATACATGCCGACCTACATCCAATCAAAAGGAAAGTGGGAGTTTGTCGACAGGTCCAAGATGCCG CTGCGGGAGGCGACAACCAGAAGGCCACGGTCACGGCGGAGGTCGACGCCAATTCAGATTCGTTTAAAACTTGAGGAACGAACAAAGTTCTCGGAAGCCATCCAGAAGTTTTCAGAAACGGTACCGGCTTCGGATAACAGGCTCCGTGGACGACGAGACGCTTCGGTTCATGCAGCAACCGCGGTGTGTGTTCCGGATAACACCGAGAGCTTCAACACCAAGAAGGGTCTTCAGAAGGGTTCATCAACGACTAAGATCAAAGGCAAACTGGGGCTATCAGTCGGTAAAAGCACCCTCAAAGCCACCATCAACAATGACAGCGGTAGGCTCAGTGGTAGCAAGTCAACTTTAGTGACAAATGGCGGTAGGACGACTGTGTCATCACCTAGTCTCAAGCTAGGAGCCTCACGGACTCAGGACAGTGTGTTATCTCGTAGCCCTTCAAAACCCTCCGAGCCGATCTCGGTGTCTAGCCTTCTAACGAGAACGACCAAGCCGAGAGCAACCAGCCCTCCACGGGCGAGCACTTCACGTGGAACCCCTCAATCTATCACAGAGGTGACTGAAATCATCACTGATTTCGTCACGGAGGAAGATGAACTAATGACCACAACACGACCCAAGACATCCTCACTGACAACAGTTGGTACGCCACCCGTAACCAAGTTCGATATGTTACGGAGTAAGAGAAGCCTCGAGGAGGTCTTGAGCAGCATCCAGCAGAACCGAGCAAGAGTCCGCAACAAACGGCAGTACGTCTACGATAATGGCAGCAACGCGAGCAACATTGGCTTCTCTGATGTCATTAGCTGGCGTATCATTGACGCCTACTACTCACAGCATTTCAGCTCTGCGGACTTGAGGAGTCAGATCGAGCAAGCCTTCCGTAGATGGTCAGAGATACTACCGCTCAAGTTTGAAGAAAAACCGAGTGGAGATTTACTACTGGTTGACATCATATATCTTTCATCGATAGCAGTAA cCAACAGCGGGCATTTTAACGTTGACTTCACAAGTGTGGAGCTCGCCCGATCTACCAGTAACTGGGCCATCCTATTCAATGATGACATTCAATGGACCTACAACTCGCACCAGGGCAAAAATCTCATCCAAGTCGCCGTTCATGAAGTTGGTCACGTGCTCGGCCTGACCCACGTGAACCAATCAGACTCCATCATGTATCCGGTCTACGTGAACTTTGACCCCAATGATAGTAACTTCCGGGTGGTTATTGACAACCAGAGCCGGCATACTGCTACTTCCATTCACG TGACGTCAAGACAACAAGCAGCTGATGGGTCAAAGTGGTGCCGTAGTACTTACAACACGCGGGGCATTGTTATTTACATGCTATCTAGCGGCAATACTGACCGTGTCTACCTCACTACCAACGGGGATGCCGACCACAACGTCGGCATCCGAGTCGCCGGCAATCGAGGAGTTTTCCCCATCAGTGAGCAGCTTGAAGCTGGTGAGGCAACCGAACTCCTGGAAACCTCGCAACCTGATACATACCAGATTTCCGAATACGACGCTAAG AAATTTCTCCAGAGTTATGGATACATGCCGACCTACATCCAATCAAAAGGAAAGTGGGAGTTTGTCGACAGGTCCAAGATGCCGGTAGACGAAGTCACCGTGAAAACCACCTCACCCTCACCCGTCAATCTCCGCGTAGCTGCGGGAGGCGACAACCAGAAGGCCACGGTCACGGCGGAGGTCGACGCCAATTCAGATTCGTTAAAACTTGAGGAACGAACAAAGTTCTCGGAAGCCATCCAGAAGTTTCAGAAACGGTACCGGCTTCGGATAACAGGCTCCGTGGACGACGAGACGCTTCGGTTCATGCAGCAACCGCGGTGTGGTGTTCCGGATAACACCGAGAGCTTCAACACCAAGAAGGGTCTTCAGAAGGGTTCATCAACGACTAAGATCAAAGGCAAACTGGGGCTATCAGTCGGTAAAAGCACCCTCAAAGCCACCATCAACAATGACAGCGGTAGGCTCAGTGGTAGCAAGTCAACTTTAGTGACAAATGGCGGTAGGACGACTGTGTCATCACCTAGTCTCAAGCTAGGAGCCTCACGGACTCAGGACAGTGTGTTATCTCGTAGCCCTTCAAAACCCTCCGAGCCGATCTCGGTGTCTAGCCTTCTAACGAGAACGACCAAGCCGAGAGCAACCAGCCCTCCACGGGCGAGCACTTCACGTGGAACCCCTCAATCTATCACAGAGGTGACTGAAATCATCACTGATTTCGTCACGGAGGAAGATGAACTAATGACCACAACACGACCCAAGACATCCTCACTGACAACAGTTGGTACGCCACCCGTAACCAAGTTCGATATGTTACGGAGTAAGAGAAGCCTCGAGGAGGTCTTGAGCAGCATCCAGCAGAACCGAGCAAGAGTCCGCAACAAACGGCAGTACGTCTACGATAATGGCAGCAACGCGAGCAACATTGGCTTCTCTGATGTCATTAGCTGGCGTATCATTGACGCCTACTACTCACAGCATTTCAGCTCTGCGGACTTGAGGAGTCAGATCGAGCAAGCCTTCCGTAGATGGTCAGAGATACTACCGCTCAAGTTTGAAGAAAAACCGAGTGGAGATTTACTACTGGTTGACATCCATATATCTTTCATCGATAGCA cCAACAGCGGGCATTTTAATGTTGACTTCACAAGTGTGGAGCTCGCCCGATCTACCAGTAACTGGGCCATCCTATTCAATGATGACATTCAATGGACCTACAACTCGCACCAGGGCAAAAATCTCATCCAAGTCGCCGTTCATGAAGTTGGTCACGTGCTCGGCCTGACCCACGTGAACCAATCAGACTCCATCATGTATCCGGTCTACGTGAACTTTGACCCCAATGATAGTAACTTCCGGGTGGTTATTGACAACCAGAGCCGGCATACTGCTACTTCCATTCACG GTGTGTGTTCAGGCTCCTTCGATACCGTCTTTGATTGGGTGCGGACAGTAGGCACCAAGAAGAAGTACAGCTCAGTGTTCTTCCGTGGCGATACCATGTGGGTGTACGAGAACACCAATGGGAGAGTGAAGTATGGGGACCCACGTGCTATCAGTGATATGTGGACTGGTGTACCTAATGATCTGGATGCAGCTCTGCAGATTCTACCTAGATCTAGCACACAGGACGACTTGTACTTCTTTAAGG GTAACCGCTACTACCAGTTTGACAACATCAACAGGCACGTAATGCAGCTAGACCCAGTCACCAATCAGGACATCAGCAACGGGAGACTCATCTCGGAAGGCTGGCCGGCAAAATCATCCAGCTTCCCTCGAATACCGGACAATATCGACACTGCGTACTTTGATAAGAGAGATGGAAATGTGTACTTCTTCAAAGGAACACTG GTGTATGCCTACGATATGCAAGCTGGCGGCTGTTGCCTGAACAACTACCCAATGCCAATCAGCAGTGCTTTTATCTTCCGCTACGAGCCAGGAGGACTACCCAGCTACCTGAACGCGGCTTATTACTCCATCTACAGTAAGAAGGTGTTCTTCTTCAAAGGAGATACCTTCTGGGAGAACGAGACGTACAGCCCCGCCTCTAGCCAGGTAGTGAATAGGCTCGGCTATGGGAGCGCATGGAATGACCACTGGAACAACATATGTGAAGTGTAG